DNA from Larimichthys crocea isolate SSNF chromosome XIII, L_crocea_2.0, whole genome shotgun sequence:
AAGTTCAGGTAATGTTTGACTGTTtaggtaaataaaaaataaaaaggtgacaTACAGGACAAAGTCTGTTAGACTGTGAGGAGTTTGACTTTGAGTACAAGTTACCTCCTTTGAAGACAGTTAAAGTCCAGTTTAAAAGCTTTCACAGCACATGAGTTTTGAAGGATATGAATATGAGACAAACAGAGCGAGTGATAAGAAATACAGTTTCTATGACCgaggaaacaaacatgtctCTGTCTTAAACTCTGTCCTGTTACCTGCTGAGCGGCCCGGGCAGCCTGCTCCTCGTAGATGTccaggtttctcttcatgtGTTGCAGGGCGGCGCGGCGGGACAGGGGCCCGGGAGGGTTCGGGATTAAGTTGTGCTCAtacacagcagcaacatatGAGGAGTCCACAACCGGCTCAGTCTGAGCCGAAGTTAAGAAAAAACTGACAATGGCCACAACGAAAGAAAACATGGTTTTCTTACTGAGGCAACGTTAACCTAGACGGACTGTTGTAGAGAAAACTCTCAGAAGAACTTGATAACAAATGACACGAAGGCAGCTGCTTCATAGCTTTATATAACCATTATTTCGACACAGTTACATAATCAAATCACCTGACTAATGGACCCAAACATCCTGAACCTTGTTATGATCACGTAGTCAGTGTTCTGAGTGTCACGTACAATTGCCAGGAACATGTAAAAAAATCCAAACTTGGCTAATAAGGTTATCTGGCGGAACACCTTTTCCATTGCACTTTtgtgttggggtttttttgggggttttctttttttacaatgttACGGCTGCCGCCGTTTCGCCCTGCGCATATGTGTATCTAGTGTTTTTCCCcaggtaaatacaggtgtgcggttgccggtctctggttggccccaaactggaggaggcgggcACAACATGTTCGTCAgctgcagggccaggattggtgcggcatctTTCCCACGCCGCCAATGACagcgcccccgcagcagcatcaccgggcATTTAAACcggttttgtgtttggtttactgggactgggcagggtttagttagtttatATCTACTGATTACACGTAGACTATTTCTGTTAGACCCATTAGTTTagaagtgctgttttgatgtgtttttggttatCTGCTAGAAGCTTAGtcagtgaggtttttctttctcgttttggtttctAGTTAGATaacataggctctgtttagagttctctttttgttatatttgtttgttcgtttaatcagcacttgctcgcccttagttaccttttgcctcacctccttttgttaaaacaatttaaaactttcacttaataaaacacttttgtttaataacctttaaaatctggttttatgttacttccttccATACCCCTTAATATGGTCGTAACAACAAGTACAGTGGATTGCAGCATAAAAGCTGTGAGCGCCTCAATCTTGTGATCTTGTTCTAATTACCTGCATGTGCATGAGAGCAGAGCAAGTTGCCATCAAGTCAGACACAAAGGGACCTGACCTGCTGGTGTCAAGAcaacgaggaaaaaaaaaaaaatttcaattTCCTTGAGGGAGTCATCCCACATTTCTCACACTTTTCATAGCCACTGtaatttctccttcacgctaggaaggtgagggtgaggccagggggttgcaatcagcaactacaccgctagatgccgctaaatcttacacactggaccttttatgAACTCACTTATTGGTTCTGTTCAGGGCTCCAAAACAAATATCTGTTatgataaaagacaaaaaaataaacactaaccTCTGTACTTCAAAGTACAGAGAAAAATCATAGGTATTTTAATACATAGTTAACAAATTTTTTAACTTAAGCTTTAGGACTACAGGGCTACAATTCctaaagcaaagcaaaaaaaatgatgtggcaGGCTAGTCTattttgccaaaatgtctttgtagcaactcataatggCCCTTTTAGCTAGAGCAGTAGTACTTTGTAGAGTACCTacattgtgctatacaaatcTAACCCATGCAAACATACAGATGACAgaagacagcacacacacactgtggatcAGTTAGTCTGAGTTACCTTTTATTAGTGTTATACTGATCTGAGCACAATTGCTCACAAGGAAGAGTTTGATAAGCATGATGCAAAAAAACACCCTAAAGTCATTTTCAGTCGCGTAAAATGATCATGACAttctgattgattttttttttttttaggttaaagaaaaatatgaaaatagagTTGACAGTACATTTAGGCACACTattaacacatactgtacacagataTGCACAATTTTTATTATCATAGATTATCATAAATACtggggtttaaaaaaaaaaagacaagcctTCCTATATGGAGAGGTGTGCAGAAAGTTAAAGGTGACACCTTCTCCTTCACCACAGGGACAAAATATTTACCTCCCAGTAAAGAGAGGCTCCAGTTCATGTCCTCCTGCTCAACCAATCAGAGTCCACCAGGGCTCTTTAAAATATCTCcaagttgacaaatattgttgcaaatgtgcaaaaaaagtgactctcagaaattcacaccagttttttaaacattgtttgaagctaaatgtgacaaaatgttgctgttattttcagcgtgagccgctttacaaacggcaccccataacATACAGGACAAAGTCTGTTAGACTGTGAGGAGTTTGACTTTGAGTACAAGTTACCTCCTTTGAAGACAGTTAAAGTCCAGTTTAAAAGCTTTCACAGCACATGAGTTTTGAAGGATATGAATATGAGACAAACAGAGCGAGTGATAAGAAATACAGTTTCTATGACCgaggaaacaaacatgtctCTGTCTTAAACTCTGTCCTGTTACCTGCTGAGCAGCCTGGGCAGCCTGCTCCTCGTAGATGTccaggtttctcttcatgtGTTGCAGGGCGGCGCGGCGGGACAGGGGGACGCGAGGCTCCGGGTTCAGGATTAAGTTGTGCTCGtacacagcagcaacatatGAGGAGTCCACAACCGGCTCAGTCTGAGCCGACGTTAAGGAAAAACTGACAATggccacaacaaaaaaaaacatggttttcTTCCTGAGGCAACGTTAACCTAGACGGACTAGTTAACGTTACATCACCGATCCTGAGAGGTCAGGAGTCCCACCAGAGGCAGAGGTAAACAGAGCTGACTCAGCTGGGTAAGTTTACAGGTGATAAGAAGCTCCCCGTGGGGATTGTAGTGTGTTTATGATATGAATATGGATCCACACAGTTTGTGCAGCAGCTCcatgttttacatttcaaacatttatctGCACGACCGCCCAGGACGGATCACAGAAAACAGGATTTTCTCAGCACTAGCGGCAACCTAGCAACTAGAGGtaaacaaagcttttattttgaaaatacaaaacaggaAATTTGCGCACATAACCCGGAACCACTATGCAAATCTGACATTTCTACAGCCAGCATGAACAGGACTTGTGACAGACTTTGGCCTTAACTTTGCATGTGATGTGGACCAGTTGTTTACATTTCTAGAAATAGTTTATTATTGCATCTCTATGCATTTTCAATCAGGAAGTGTATTAGCATCAGCATAAGCACACACCCTGTACTACACCAGCACCAGAAGAGATTCCTGCATGTCAAAACCCAGCAAGCTTTTGTAGTATACAATTTCATAACTCTATGCAGAGGCCCCAGAGATGGGTGCTTCAAagtttgattcttttctttaaaaatatggtTTGGAGTAATCAAAGGGAAACGTGTGGAAATTATTACAATGTGAAATCAAGGTAAAGAGCACTATGGATTAAGTAAGGTTGATTTTATGAGAGCACATAATATGGTTATTGAAGTAATAAGCACTATAGTTTTAGTGAAAAGTTGTTTTATCATGTTAAAGAGTTTATAAAGATGtttaaaacatacattaaaaacaactaTGACATAGTGGTgtgagtaaaagtaaaaatataagtaaaGAAAGCTAGGTTTTAATGGGGTAATCTTGTAACAAGTagagtaaaaaaagagaaatctctTGGCCTAATACAGTAGGCCAAGTGTGACAGAGAGTAACCTGCGTGTGCCCTGGAGTAACCTAAAAACCTGGCATGTGTTTACACCATTATGTCATGGGAAAGTTGACAGATGGGTAGGACTTGTATCATTAACGTATAACACTGTAAAGTATAAAAGGAGATGCTTTGAGGCTGAAAAACTGTCTTTACCATCATAACTCGggctttgttttgtctgtcaaaataatcaaatctcTATCTGCTTCCAACTTTGATGAATCCTGCGTGTCTTTTCACCTGAGGAATAATACTATTTGACCTAATTTAGACTCAATAACCTGACAAGTTGGAAACAATCTTATGATCAACACAACTTTCTCTTTGACTGAAATGCAACACTTTGTaagagctgctgtagctgtgAGCTCATCTATGGTAGGGTTTAAATCCTTCCCAGAGCTTTATGTGTTCAATGCAGCTTGTAAAGTGATGAGACAGTGGACCTTCCTCTATGGGGACAGTGGCACAGATTACATTACAAGTTTATGTCATCCTGACCCAGTGGGAAAAGTGCAGAGGAAGAGGCTGTTTAGAAACTCCTGGCAGCTTGAATGTATGTTTAAAATAGCTCAAATATGGACTGCAAAGTGTCATGTGGACATTGTTGCATCAATATGACATCAAGTAATGTGGTCAAGTGGGTTGTTTGCAAAAACCTGGTCAAGCCAGCTTAGACATCTGTGTTTTTGCCATCAAtgtctaaagaaataaaagagggCCAATCTTATGGGACCAGGACACTGatggtatgtttgtgtgtggggaagagggaatgagaaatgaatgaataaagatatttgtttttgatttattgctGCATGTATAATAACAGAAGACAAATGTGTAACTGCTGAATTGTTTTGATCAATCTTGGtcagaacatttgttttttagatgtgtttgatatttttctctctgacacacacatctatTCCAAAGCAATACATTCATCATAGTCCAGGTGATACATTCGTCCGTACAGACAGGCAGTGACCAGCCCACTACTCATGTTTGAGTGTTTCATGATCACTCTGCCATCTGCAGCAAATTCCAGGTACTCTGGCTCCTCCAGGACATGATTGCTGGCCAAAACTGATGGATAGACATATCTGGTCCTAAACTTCCCTTCCAACATGAAGTCCATTTTAGTCTCAGCCTCTTCTACCGCCTGTCCACAGGTAGTGAAATCCAACTGTGCACAGCGGACTAGTGCACATACCTGCAACAGAGATACAATGAATGTGACAAGAGTTTCATAAAGCagttttaaatatgcaaatttcttttcattcatacCTGCAGGGCGAAGCATCCGTCAAAAGTGTGTGTTCCAGCAAATGCTCCCAAAGCGTAGAGCTCTTTACTGCTGCTCTGTGTTAACCGCTGGTACTGCAGGTGACAGCAAAAGCTGCCATTACACACCTCCACGTCACCTTCTGTCTCGTTTAGGAGCACGAATGTATATGGATCGTACAGCATGGGTGCGatgaaggtggtggaggaggaagggactGAAGAAGCAGTTGCAGGTGGAGTAGAAGAGCTCTCTTTGACAGCACCCTGCTCCACCCACAGCGGGCATAAGACCGGCACCCTGGCCACAAGCAACCTGCCCTCTTCTGGGTCTCCTTGCTGGGCGTGGTGATAGGTGGCAGAAAAAGGGGTGTAGATGCCACTTCCTGTCATGATCATTTGGTTGTTACGGATGTTGGCTGCTAGCAGGGTGACATTGGCACCCAAGCTGAATGCCCGCTGGAACTGGATGGAGTCCAGAAGAGGGAGCGTGTTGTACCATGCTGTGGGGTAGATCAGCTGACGTACACCCTAAAAGGGGTTCAAAGAGAGGCAGATATAAGGATAAAAGAAGACCCAACATGGGAATGTAGTTGGATTCAGAATTTTAGTGGCTCTTTTTCTACCTTCTCCACTAGGGTGACTGTGGGCTCATAGAAGAGTATGTCAAAGCAGATCAGGAGGCCGAACCTCCCAGCAAAAGGTGTATTAAATGTTATGATCTCAGGTTGTGGTGGAGTGTTAAAGGCCTCCAACTCGCCAACGAAAAGATTGTACTTGTGGTAACGGGCCACCAGCAGGCCATCTGAGCTGTATGACAGAAGTAAACAGTTCATGTAAACTCGAAAATGATGT
Protein-coding regions in this window:
- the LOC109139332 gene encoding biotinidase, whose product is MKRNLDIYEEQAARAAQQGAQILVFPEDGIYGFNFTRSSIYSYLETIPDPQQESWNPCTEPDKHSNTEVLQRLSCMARRYNLYLVANMGDLQPCSQKTDPSCPSDGRWQFNTNVAFSSDGLLVARYHKYNLFVGELEAFNTPPQPEIITFNTPFAGRFGLLICFDILFYEPTVTLVEKGVRQLIYPTAWYNTLPLLDSIQFQRAFSLGANVTLLAANIRNNQMIMTGSGIYTPFSATYHHAQQGDPEEGRLLVARVPVLCPLWVEQGAVKESSSTPPATASSVPSSSTTFIAPMLYDPYTFVLLNETEGDVEVCNGSFCCHLQYQRLTQSSSKELYALGAFAGTHTFDGCFALQVCALVRCAQLDFTTCGQAVEEAETKMDFMLEGKFRTRYVYPSVLASNHVLEEPEYLEFAADGRVIMKHSNMSSGLVTACLYGRMYHLDYDECIALE